Part of the Kitasatospora sp. NBC_00374 genome is shown below.
AGGAGCGCGGGCTGGTCCTGATGTGCGACCACACCTTCTGCTACACCCCGGTGGTCCGCCGGATCCGCGAGCTGGTGCACGGCGGCGAGATCGGCGACATCCAGTTCTTCGACTCGGTCCGGATCAACCTCGGGCTGGTCCAGCCCGACGTCGACGTGCTCTGGGACCTCGCCCCGCACGACCTGTCGATCCTCGACTTCGTGCTGCCGCCCGGCGTCGAACCGGTCGGGGTGAGCGCCCAGGGCGCGGACCCGATCGGGGCCGGCCGGGCCTGCGTGGCCTATCTGACGGTCCGGCTCAGCAACGGCGCGCTGGCGCACTGCCACGTCAACTGGCTCTCCCCGACCAAGGTCAGGACCACCCTGATCGGCGGCTCCCGCCGCACCCTGGTCTGGGACGACCTCAACCCGCAGGCGCGGCTGGCCGTCCACGACCGCGGTGTCGACCTCACCCCGCCGGACGAGCTGACCGACGCCATCCGGCACCGGGCCCTGATCTCGTACCGGGTGGGCGACATGGTCGCCCCCGCGCTGGTCGAGCAGGAGGCCCTGCGCAACGTGATGGGCGAGTTCGCCGCGTCCATCACCGAGGGCCGCGCCCCGCTCACCGACGGCCGCTCGGGCCTGCGGGTGCTGCAGCTGCTGCACGCCGCCTCGCGCAGCCTGGAGCTCGGCGGGGCCACCGTACCGGTCGGCGGCGCCGACGACACCGAACTGATCACCGCTCAGGAAAGGGCCGTCGCCCGATGAACGCTGTCGCCATTGAGGGCTCCCGCTGCCTGGTCACGGGCGGGGCCGGCACCATCGGCTCCACCGTCGTCGACCAGCTGATCCGGGGCGGGGCCCGCGAGGTGATCGTGCTGGACAACTTCGTCCGCGGCCGGACGGAGAACCTCGCCACCGCGCAGGCCGCCGCGGCGCCCGGCCAACTCCGGGTGGTGGACGGCGACATCCGGGACCGCGCACTGCTGCGCGACCTGCTCGGCGACGACACCGACCTGCTCTTCCACCTCGCCGCGATCCGGATCACCCAGTGCGCCGCCGAACCCCGGCTGGCCCTGGAGATCATGGTGGACGGCACCTTCGACGTGGTCGAGGCCGCCGCCGAGAAGGGCGTGAAGAAGGTCATCGCCTCCTCCACCGCCTCGGTCTACGGACTGGCCGACACCTTCCCGACCCCCGAGACCCAGCACCCGTACCACAACGACACCCTCTACGGCGCCGCCAAGGTCTTCAACGAGGGCCTGCTGCGCAGCTTCCACGCCATGTCCGGGCTGGACTACGTCGCACTGCGCTACTTCAACGTGTACGGCCCGCGGATGGACGTGCACGGCCGCTACACCGAGGTCTTCATCCGCTGGATGGAGCGGATCGCCGGCGACCAGCCGCCGCTGATCTTCGGCGACGGCGCGCAGACCATGGACTTCGTCCACACCGAGGACATCGCCCGGGCCAACCTGCTGGCGGCCGAGGCGGCGGTCACCGACCGGGTCTACAACATCGCCAGCTCCACCGAGGTCTCGCTGCGCGGCCTCGCCGACGCCCTGCTGGCCGCCATGGACCGCACCGACCTGGACGTCGAGCACGGTCCGGCCCGCGGTACCGCCGGCGGAGTGGTGCGGCGTCTGGCCGACATCTCCGCGGCCGAACGCGACCTGGGCTGGAAGCCCGAGCTGGGCCTGGACGAGGGCCTGCGCCAGCTGGTCGCCTGGTGGCGCGAGCAGTAACCCCCCGTCTCTTCCCGTCACGTCCTTCGGAGCATCCCCGTGTCCGTCATTCCCGCGATGCCCACCATCCCCGTGATGCTGCCCTGGCTCGGCGAGGAGGAGGCCGAGGCCGCCGCGGCGGCCGTCCGTTCCGGCTGGGTGGCCCAGGGCCCCCGGGTCGCCGAGTTCGAGCGCGCCTTCGCCGACCACCTCGGCGTCGAGCACGCCGTCGCGGTGTCCTCCTGCACCACCGCGCTGCACCTGGCCCTGATCGGCGCCGGGGTCGGGCCCGGCGACGAGGTGGTGGTGCCCTCGCTCTCCTTCATCGCCACCGCCAACGCCGTCACCTACGTCGGCGCGGTGCCGGTCTTCGCCGACGTCGACCCGGCCACCGGGAACCTGACGGCCGACACGGTCGCCGCCGCGCTGACCGGGCGCACCAGGGGCGTGATCGCCGTCGACCAGGGCGGTGTCCCGGTCGACCTCGACGCGATCCGCGCCCTGGTCGAACCGCGCGGCATCACCGTCGTCGAGGACGCCGCCTGCGGCGCCGGCTCCGTCTACCGCGGCCGGCCGGTCGGGTCCACCGCGCAGATCGCCGCCTACTCCTTCCACCCGCGCAAGCTGCTCACCACCGGCGAGGGCGGCATGGTCACCTGCCAGGACGGCGAACTCGCCGCCCGGCTGCGCCGGCTGCGCGAGCACGGGATGAGCGTCTCGGCCGCCGACCGGCACGCGGCCGCCGGCGGCGGGGCGGGCGTGGTGGAGACGTACGACGAGATCGGCTTCAACCACCGGATGACCGACATCCAGGCCGCCGTCGGCCTGGTCCAGCTGCGCAAGCTGCCCGCCATGGTCGCGCGCAGGCGCGAACTGGCCGCCCGCTACCGGGAACTGCTCGGCCCGCTGGCCGAAGGCCTGGTCGCCGACCCGGCCCACGGCACCGGCAACTTCCAGGCCTGCTGGCTGCTGCTGCCCGACGGCGCCCCGGACCGCACCGTGGTGCTGACCGCGCTGGCCGCCGCCGGAGTCTCGGCCCGCCGCGGCATCATGGCGGCGCACCTGGAGACGCCCTACAAGGGCACCGCCAGGCTGCCGCTGCCCGCC
Proteins encoded:
- a CDS encoding Gfo/Idh/MocA family protein — its product is MAEPQPVERIGLAVVGAGYWGPNLVRNAQQTAGLRLHWLCDLDEERSRRVLGEYSTVRTTTSFDEVLADERVRAVAIATPAAAHYKLVRAALEAGKHVLVEKPITTTVADAAELVELAEERGLVLMCDHTFCYTPVVRRIRELVHGGEIGDIQFFDSVRINLGLVQPDVDVLWDLAPHDLSILDFVLPPGVEPVGVSAQGADPIGAGRACVAYLTVRLSNGALAHCHVNWLSPTKVRTTLIGGSRRTLVWDDLNPQARLAVHDRGVDLTPPDELTDAIRHRALISYRVGDMVAPALVEQEALRNVMGEFAASITEGRAPLTDGRSGLRVLQLLHAASRSLELGGATVPVGGADDTELITAQERAVAR
- a CDS encoding NAD-dependent epimerase/dehydratase family protein, with translation MNAVAIEGSRCLVTGGAGTIGSTVVDQLIRGGAREVIVLDNFVRGRTENLATAQAAAAPGQLRVVDGDIRDRALLRDLLGDDTDLLFHLAAIRITQCAAEPRLALEIMVDGTFDVVEAAAEKGVKKVIASSTASVYGLADTFPTPETQHPYHNDTLYGAAKVFNEGLLRSFHAMSGLDYVALRYFNVYGPRMDVHGRYTEVFIRWMERIAGDQPPLIFGDGAQTMDFVHTEDIARANLLAAEAAVTDRVYNIASSTEVSLRGLADALLAAMDRTDLDVEHGPARGTAGGVVRRLADISAAERDLGWKPELGLDEGLRQLVAWWREQ
- a CDS encoding DegT/DnrJ/EryC1/StrS family aminotransferase yields the protein MSVIPAMPTIPVMLPWLGEEEAEAAAAAVRSGWVAQGPRVAEFERAFADHLGVEHAVAVSSCTTALHLALIGAGVGPGDEVVVPSLSFIATANAVTYVGAVPVFADVDPATGNLTADTVAAALTGRTRGVIAVDQGGVPVDLDAIRALVEPRGITVVEDAACGAGSVYRGRPVGSTAQIAAYSFHPRKLLTTGEGGMVTCQDGELAARLRRLREHGMSVSAADRHAAAGGGAGVVETYDEIGFNHRMTDIQAAVGLVQLRKLPAMVARRRELAARYRELLGPLAEGLVADPAHGTGNFQACWLLLPDGAPDRTVVLTALAAAGVSARRGIMAAHLETPYKGTARLPLPATELITRRSLILPLYHSLTEAQQDQVVAALREAIG